In Oceanispirochaeta sp., the genomic stretch TACAACAATCCTTAACCTAAAACAGGGATGAAACCGCAGCAAAGGGGCAGACCTTGATGCAGCTCAGGCACTCTATGCACTCTTCCGTATTAAAGACGATCTCCATGGTGTTCCGGTCGGGAATGGACAGGGCATTGGTCGGGCAATGGGGTACACAACTGCCGCACTGGGCACACTTGTTTTCATCCCATGCCAGACCCTTGTTGACAGCATCAATCCTGATGCCCAGAGAACGGATAAACTCGGTGCCCTGGAGGATGTGCTCTTCTGTTCCTGTGACATCCAGAACCAGATAGCCCTCCTCTTCCGGGGTGACTCTGGCCCGGAATATATTGATGATCAGATCATAATCTTTCACCAGATGATAGACGATGGGTTTTTCGGTTTCGCACTCGGGAAAATAAAGCATGAGCTTTCTGGTGATGGGCTCGGTACTCATGATGAGGCCTCCTTCAAGGGCTTCATAGACTGTTCGAGCGGGAGGGGGGCAATGGGCCGGGTCAGAAGGAATTGACCGCTTCTGATTTCCTCCTGCAGAATTCCGGCTATTTTCCTGGCCTTGCTGTAGGAGGATAATCCTCCTGCCTCAATTTTCTTTCCATCCAGCATAATGCTGCCCGACTTGAGCTCTTCATAGCTCACACTGCCCAGAACCCGGCCGGTCCGTTCGGGATAATCGGTGGAATAATCGATAACCTGAGCCATGATATCCCGGTCTCTCACAGTGGTCTGCAGAAGCATCTGTTCATCCAGGATGGGAATCGGAATCCCGACCCCCACGGAGAGGGAGACGCCATACCCCTTCAAACTGACTCCCCTCACGAACTCGGGAAGCATTTTTTTCATATCCCCCGTCAGAGCCAGGGTTCCGGCCCCTTCTGAAGGCACTCCCAGATGTCCCCTCTCACATGTGGGAGAGTGCTGGGTTCCCTCGGAATAAACATGACCCTGGGCTCCCGCCAGCCAAACCCGGGTACCCACACCGATGGTCCTGTAGAAGGGATCATTCAGCAGGGGTGACAGCTGCCCGGCAGAGGAGTAGCCGCAGTTTTTCATCTGGGGTTTCAGGTATCCCAGATAGGTATGTATGGGTCTGTCTGAGGTGTTGACCGCCACATTGTAATTCTGATAACAGTTGCGGGGATTCACCATGATGCACTGGTTTAGATCATTAATGGTAAATGTTGTGCGCAGCTCTTTTAGAGGATATTCATCCGTACCGTAAGACAGGGCAAAGAGTTGTACTTCCTCACCTGCCACCAGCTTTTCCATAACATGGCCGCCGCCGAAGCGGAAATCTCCCGGATAATCCCTGTTGGCCGGATCATTGGCCTGGAGCTGTGTAGCCCCCAGAAAAAGATCCACCGCAGCCACACCCGCATAGGTGCTGACATCGTCCAGCCAGGCTTCGGTCATCCGCATCTTGGGTTTGCTGTGACCGAAATTGAGAAAACAGCCGGAGGAACACATAGGGCCGAAGGTCGCGGTTGTGACCACATCCACCTCTCTGGCAGCCTGGTCCAATCCTTTTTTGTCTACATAGTCTATGACTTCTTCCGCCGTGAGTACCACGGCTTTGCCGGAAGAGATCTTATCGTTGATTTGTTCAATGTTTTTCATGATACTAAAGAGAATATCCGGTATGGAAAAAAAAAGCGATATATTTATTTCATTTCAAAAGACGGGGATATCCTTTCAGAACCGGGAGGACAGTCACGATTGTTCTTACCCGGCTAATTCATTCAATACCTGTATCAATTCTTCCAGGCTTGTAGCCGTACCGGCAGTGGTTTTGATCCTCATGGAAACATTTTGTGATGACGATGAAATTTCCTTCATAGTCAGTAGGATTTGTTCAAATCCTAAAATCTGTATCTGAATGTTTTC encodes the following:
- a CDS encoding 4Fe-4S binding protein, whose translation is MSTEPITRKLMLYFPECETEKPIVYHLVKDYDLIINIFRARVTPEEEGYLVLDVTGTEEHILQGTEFIRSLGIRIDAVNKGLAWDENKCAQCGSCVPHCPTNALSIPDRNTMEIVFNTEECIECLSCIKVCPFAAVSSLF
- a CDS encoding homocysteine biosynthesis protein; its protein translation is MKNIEQINDKISSGKAVVLTAEEVIDYVDKKGLDQAAREVDVVTTATFGPMCSSGCFLNFGHSKPKMRMTEAWLDDVSTYAGVAAVDLFLGATQLQANDPANRDYPGDFRFGGGHVMEKLVAGEEVQLFALSYGTDEYPLKELRTTFTINDLNQCIMVNPRNCYQNYNVAVNTSDRPIHTYLGYLKPQMKNCGYSSAGQLSPLLNDPFYRTIGVGTRVWLAGAQGHVYSEGTQHSPTCERGHLGVPSEGAGTLALTGDMKKMLPEFVRGVSLKGYGVSLSVGVGIPIPILDEQMLLQTTVRDRDIMAQVIDYSTDYPERTGRVLGSVSYEELKSGSIMLDGKKIEAGGLSSYSKARKIAGILQEEIRSGQFLLTRPIAPLPLEQSMKPLKEASS